The Corvus hawaiiensis isolate bCorHaw1 chromosome 7, bCorHaw1.pri.cur, whole genome shotgun sequence genome contains a region encoding:
- the USP40 gene encoding ubiquitin carboxyl-terminal hydrolase 40 isoform X2, with amino-acid sequence MFGDLFEEDFSFISNNHCGKGKKSKPRESEPPAPRDSTNLSGIKNQGGTCYLNSLLQTLLFTPEFREALFSLGPEELGTLDDSRKPDAKVRIIPLQLQRLFAQLLLLDQQAASTTDLTESFGWSSHEEMRQHDVQELNRILFSALETSLVGTSGHDLINRLYHGIVVNQIVCKECKNVSERQEDFLDLTVAVKGVAGLEEALWNMYVEEEYFEKDNLYRCGACDKLVEASKSAKLRKLPPFLTISLLRFNFDFEKCERYKETSCYTFPIQINLRPFCEQTEMDDSECMYELFSVIIHKGGCYGGHYHVYIRDVDQLGNWQLQEEEDGLIEDKALRDTENGKETENPLAVLKGILSEEEAKQIPVDQLGQKLLEKKGVSWNKKYRKQYGALRKYLQNHPQIFQLSPDGNRVGLKETHKLLFKLDSRGRDLQSPPQKNDVQWNCEKTPPRPRATSAGCHWFDLNDSKVQPIKEKDLEKQFQGKESAYMLFYRKAQLKRPPEARGNPRYQIPEHLLNEMNAANTELQKKRAECDSASNGIDLHLHLSSCYKFHNGALHPSLSWKESVVDLTIDRRRTLGDLRRAVFQMLESWEGDMVLSMAKPLPAGLHLYQVLDGDELTLDGIGLADGADIFVWNGKEVGGTKVLTGPDHEPVVLNVLRLAEHNEGGKGQHFSEAQHVFSCSTSLGQLHSALAPAGGIILKNGSGAEGEAKNWEVFREEDMKETVRSVGLRDGCSVLILDSHDQSFVNVASGNLTAFTYDISWLQVKNFCGVEEEEKLVKITATIETVMSDIKMKAIRELQLEEELANESCLRPVNGNGKLLSPVPEDYTVKEAELKMGSLLGLCRGKAPASTQLFLYFMVGSDQNCSPEMEIVVEETASVRECLNLMLEKSGLSGDNWHLRRLDWCYEAGEALSQENATLKELNVCRGDTLVVTEGKLPEKGFLKIPIWWLKPSSHKKHGENAQDQVNGVTWKMDALQVSAAAAPPEPTHTGLDLCYAGRIEIAGEASLEDLKMQALTLPCCQEQVVPLPSFLRAWTVDSRRPGKLLRDNKQRLSDYRLGARVEICIEPLQEEENLGPHELLLRVQMGIPGERDYSDSRDLVWDISKECTTWALRQRVASHYCLPVDKIEIAKYFPERFEWLPISSWVRSGMTEPNSCWRGAHVGLGCSSLGIVLKENSKLFCFGFIQTQQISKRKRRKKQESLQSAPYHLKDGDIIGVKNLLLDDTKDFSTVRDDIGKEKQRQLALEKKKSRQERVQDPFFPEERLPTKPRKPEVALSINVGVFR; translated from the exons ATGTTTGGGGACTTATTTGAAgaggatttttcctttatttcgaACAATCAttgtgggaaagggaagaaatcaaAGCCCAGAGAGTCTGAgcctccagctcccagggatTCCACCAACCTCAGTGGCATCAAAAACCAGGGTGGGACCTGCTACCTCAATTCCCTTCTGCAGACTCTGCTTTTCACACCTGAATTTCGAG AGGCTCTGTTCTCCCTGGGACCTGAAGAACTCGGGACTCTGGATGACAGCAGGAAACCGGATGCAAAG GTTCGGATAATCCCGCTGCAGCTGCAGCGCTTGtttgctcagctcctgctcctggacCAGCAGGCTGCATCCACCACAGACCTCACCGAGAGCTTCGGCTGGAGCAGCCATGAG GAGATGAGGCAGCACGATGTGCAGGAGCTGAACAGGATCCTGTTCAGTGCTCTGGAGACTTCCCTCGTGGGGACGTCGGGCCACGACCTCATCAACCGCCTGTACCATGGCATTGTTGTCAACCAGATTGTCTGTAAGGAGTGCAAGAATGTCAGTGAGAGACAG GAAGATTTCTTAGACCTCACCGTGGCAGTGAAAGGTGTGGCTGGCTTGGAGGAGGCCCTGTGGAACATGTACGTGGAAGAAGAATACTTTGAGAAGGACAACTTGTATCGATGTGGAGCCTGTGATAAACTTGTTGAAGCTTCAAAG tCTGCTAAGCTACGCAAGCTGCCTCCCTTCCTCACCATTTCCCTGCTGAGGTTCAACTTTGACTTTGAGAAGTGTGAGAGGTACAAGGAAACGAGCTGCTACACATTCCCCATCCAGATCAACCTGAGGCCTTTCTGTGAGCAG actgaAATGGATGATTCAGAGTGCATGTATGAGCTCTTCTCTGTTATTATACACAAAGGTGGCTGCTATGGAGGACACTATCATGTTTATATCAGAGATGTGGATCAGTTAGGAAACTGGCAACTCCAA GAAGAAGAGGATGGGCTGATTGAAGATAAGGCTTTAAGAGACACTGAGAACggcaaagaaacagaaaatccatTGGCAGTCTTAAAAGGGATTTTATCAGAG GAAGAAGCTAAACAAATCCCCGTGGATCAGTTAGGGCAGAAATTACTGGAGAAGAAAGGGGTGTCCTGGaataagaaatacagaaaacaataCGGAGCATTACGAAAG tatttGCAGAATCATCCTCAGATATTCCAGCTGAGCCCTGATGGAAATAGGGTAGGCCTGAAGGAAACCCACAAGCTCCTGTTCAAGCTGGATTCTCGTGGACGAGATCTCCAGAGCCCTCCCCAGAAGAATGATGTCCAGTGGAACTGTGAGAAAACCCCCCCAAGGCCAAGGGCCACTTCTGCTGGGTGCCACTGGTTTGACCTGAATGATTCCAAAGTCCAGCCCATCAAGGAGAAGGATCTTGAGAAACAATTCCAGGGTAAAGAGAGTGCCTACATGCTGTTCTACAGAAAAGCTCAGCTGAAAAGGCCTCCTGAAG cGCGAGGAAATCCAAGGTACCAAATTCCTGAGCACCTGCTGAATGAAATGAATGCTGCTAATACAGAGCTGCAAAAAAAGAG AGCTGAATGTGACTCAGCAAGCAATGGCATTGATCTACATCTCCACCTGAGCTCCTGCTATAAATTCCACAACGGGGCTTTGCATCCTTCACTTTCTTGGAAAGAGAGCGTGGTGGATTTGACTATTGACAGGAGGAGAACACTGGGAGACCTTCGACGGGCAGTGTTCCAG ATGTTGGAATCTTGGGAAGGGGACATGGTTCTCAGTATGGCCAAGCCTTTACCAGCAGGATTACATCTGTACCAGGTGCTTGATG GAGATGAGCTGACCCTGGATGGCATTGGGCTGGCTGATGGAGCAGACATCTTCGTGTGGAATGGCAAAGAG gTTGGAGGCACAAAGGTGCTGACGGGCCCTGACCACGAGCCCGTGGTGCTCAACGTCCTTCGCTTGGCCGAGCACAACGAGGGCGGGAAGGGGCAGCACTTCAGCGAGGCCCAGCACGTGttctcctgcagcaccagcctgggCCAGCTGCACTCAGCCTTGGCTCCAGCCGGAGGCATCATCCTCAAGAATGGCTcgggagcagagggagaagccAAGAACTGGGAAGTTTTCCGTGAGGAAGACATGAAGGAAACAGTCCGAAGTGTTGGCCTCAGGGATGGGTGCTCAGTGCTGATCTTAGACAGCCATGACCAGAG CTTTGTCAACGTGGCAAGTGGGAATTTGACTGCCTTCACCTATGACATCAGCTGGCTCCAAGTGAAAAACTTCTGTGgggtggaagaggaggagaaactCGTTAAAATCACTGCCACTATTGAAACA GTGATGTCAGATATCAAAATGAAAGCGATCCGGGAGcttcagctggaggaggagctgg CAAACGAGAGCTGTCTTAGACCTGTTAATGGCAATGGGAAACTTCTGTCTCCAG TGCCTGAGGATTACACAGTCAAGGAGGCAGAGCTGAAGATGGGAAGCTTGCTCGGGCTGTGCCGTGGGAAAGCTCCAGCTTCCACTCAG ctcttcctgtACTTCATGGTTGGGAGTGACCAAAACTGCAGCCCTGAGATGGAGATAGTTGTGGAGGAGACTGCCTCTGTCAGAGAG tgtctcaATTTAATGCTGGAGAAATCTGGATTATCAG GTGACAATTGGCATTTGAGAAGGCTTGACTGGTGCTACGAAGCAGGGGAAGCATTAAGTCAGGAA AATGCCACCCTGAAGGAACTCAACGTTTGCAGAGGAGACACTTTGGTTGTAACTGAAGGAAAGCTTCCAGAAAAG GGTTTCCTGAAGATCCCCATCTGGTGGCTGAAGCCTTCAAGCCATAAGAAGCATGGAGAGAATGCACAGGACCAGGTGAATGGGGTGACCTGGAAGATGGATGCTTTGCAGGTGTCTGCTGCAGCAG CTCCACCAGAACCCACCCACACAGGCCTGGATCTTTGTTATGCTGGCAGGATAGAGATAGCAGGAGAAGCCTCTCTGGAAGATCTGAAGATGCAG gCTCTGaccttgccctgctgccaggagcaggttGTGCCCCTGCCCTCATTCCTCAGAGCTTGGACAGTGGACAGCAGACGCCCCGGGAAGCTCCTCCGGGACAACAAGCAGAGACTCAG TGACTACAGGCTGGGTGCCAGAGTGGAAATCTGCATAGAACCCTTGCAAGAAGAAGAGAATTTGGG cccccacGAGCTGCTGCTGCGAGTCCAGATGGGAATACCAGGAGAGAGGGACTACTCCGACTCCCGGGATTTGGTGTGGGATATCTCCAAGGAATGCACGACCTGGGCTCTGAGGCAAAGAGTGGCTTCTCACTATTGTCTCCCTGTAGATAAAATTGAAATAGCCAAATACTTCCCTGAGAGATTTGAGTGGCTGCCAATATCTAGCTGGGTAAGATCTGGAATGACAGAACCCAACAGTTGTTGGAGAGGAGCACATGTTGGTTTGGGCTGCAGTTCCTTAGGGATTGTATTGAAGGAGAATTCCAAACtcttctgctttggttttattcAGACACAGCAAATCtccaagaggaaaaggaggaaaaagcaggagagtTTGCAGTCAGCACCTTATCACCTCAAGGATGGAGACATCATTGGGGTGAAG AACCTTCTCCTTGATGACACCAAGGACTTCAGCACCGTGAGGGACGACAttgggaaagagaaacaaaggcagctggcactggagaagaagaaaag ccGCCAGGAGCGGGTCCAGGATCCCTTTTTCCCCGAGGAGAGGCTCCCCACGAAGCCCCGGAAACCAGAAGTGGCTCTTTCCATCAATGTGGGTGTGTTCAGAtag
- the USP40 gene encoding ubiquitin carboxyl-terminal hydrolase 40 isoform X3, producing the protein MFGDLFEEDFSFISNNHCGKGKKSKPRESEPPAPRDSTNLSGIKNQGGTCYLNSLLQTLLFTPEFREALFSLGPEELGTLDDSRKPDAKVRIIPLQLQRLFAQLLLLDQQAASTTDLTESFGWSSHEEMRQHDVQELNRILFSALETSLVGTSGHDLINRLYHGIVVNQIVCKECKNVSERQEDFLDLTVAVKGVAGLEEALWNMYVEEEYFEKDNLYRCGACDKLVEASKSAKLRKLPPFLTISLLRFNFDFEKCERYKETSCYTFPIQINLRPFCEQTEMDDSECMYELFSVIIHKGGCYGGHYHVYIRDVDQLGNWQLQEEEDGLIEDKALRDTENGKETENPLAVLKGILSEEEAKQIPVDQLGQKLLEKKGVSWNKKYRKQYGALRKYLQNHPQIFQLSPDGNRVGLKETHKLLFKLDSRGRDLQSPPQKNDVQWNCEKTPPRPRATSAGCHWFDLNDSKVQPIKEKDLEKQFQGKESAYMLFYRKAQLKRPPEARGNPRYQIPEHLLNEMNAANTELQKKRAECDSASNGIDLHLHLSSCYKFHNGALHPSLSWKESVVDLTIDRRRTLGDLRRAVFQMLESWEGDMVLSMAKPLPAGLHLYQVLDGDELTLDGIGLADGADIFVWNGKEVGGTKVLTGPDHEPVVLNVLRLAEHNEGGKGQHFSEAQHVFSCSTSLGQLHSALAPAGGIILKNGSGAEGEAKNWEVFREEDMKETVRSVGLRDGCSVLILDSHDQSFVNVASGNLTAFTYDISWLQVKNFCGVEEEEKLVKITATIETVMSDIKMKAIRELQLEEELANESCLRPVNGNGKLLSPAAADVLPGFVLPEVPEDYTVKEAELKMGSLLGLCRGKAPASTQLFLYFMVGSDQNCSPEMEIVVEETASVRECLNLMLEKSGLSGDNWHLRRLDWCYEAGEALSQENATLKELNVCRGDTLVVTEGKLPEKGFLKIPIWWLKPSSHKKHGENAQDQVNGVTWKMDALQVSAAAAPPEPTHTGLDLCYAGRIEIAGEASLEDLKMQALTLPCCQEQVVPLPSFLRAWTVDSRRPGKLLRDNKQRLSDYRLGARVEICIEPLQEEENLGPHELLLRVQMGIPGERDYSDSRDLVWDISKECTTWALRQRVASHYCLPVDKIEIAKYFPERFEWLPISSWTQQISKRKRRKKQESLQSAPYHLKDGDIIGVKNLLLDDTKDFSTVRDDIGKEKQRQLALEKKKSRQERVQDPFFPEERLPTKPRKPEVALSINVGVFR; encoded by the exons ATGTTTGGGGACTTATTTGAAgaggatttttcctttatttcgaACAATCAttgtgggaaagggaagaaatcaaAGCCCAGAGAGTCTGAgcctccagctcccagggatTCCACCAACCTCAGTGGCATCAAAAACCAGGGTGGGACCTGCTACCTCAATTCCCTTCTGCAGACTCTGCTTTTCACACCTGAATTTCGAG AGGCTCTGTTCTCCCTGGGACCTGAAGAACTCGGGACTCTGGATGACAGCAGGAAACCGGATGCAAAG GTTCGGATAATCCCGCTGCAGCTGCAGCGCTTGtttgctcagctcctgctcctggacCAGCAGGCTGCATCCACCACAGACCTCACCGAGAGCTTCGGCTGGAGCAGCCATGAG GAGATGAGGCAGCACGATGTGCAGGAGCTGAACAGGATCCTGTTCAGTGCTCTGGAGACTTCCCTCGTGGGGACGTCGGGCCACGACCTCATCAACCGCCTGTACCATGGCATTGTTGTCAACCAGATTGTCTGTAAGGAGTGCAAGAATGTCAGTGAGAGACAG GAAGATTTCTTAGACCTCACCGTGGCAGTGAAAGGTGTGGCTGGCTTGGAGGAGGCCCTGTGGAACATGTACGTGGAAGAAGAATACTTTGAGAAGGACAACTTGTATCGATGTGGAGCCTGTGATAAACTTGTTGAAGCTTCAAAG tCTGCTAAGCTACGCAAGCTGCCTCCCTTCCTCACCATTTCCCTGCTGAGGTTCAACTTTGACTTTGAGAAGTGTGAGAGGTACAAGGAAACGAGCTGCTACACATTCCCCATCCAGATCAACCTGAGGCCTTTCTGTGAGCAG actgaAATGGATGATTCAGAGTGCATGTATGAGCTCTTCTCTGTTATTATACACAAAGGTGGCTGCTATGGAGGACACTATCATGTTTATATCAGAGATGTGGATCAGTTAGGAAACTGGCAACTCCAA GAAGAAGAGGATGGGCTGATTGAAGATAAGGCTTTAAGAGACACTGAGAACggcaaagaaacagaaaatccatTGGCAGTCTTAAAAGGGATTTTATCAGAG GAAGAAGCTAAACAAATCCCCGTGGATCAGTTAGGGCAGAAATTACTGGAGAAGAAAGGGGTGTCCTGGaataagaaatacagaaaacaataCGGAGCATTACGAAAG tatttGCAGAATCATCCTCAGATATTCCAGCTGAGCCCTGATGGAAATAGGGTAGGCCTGAAGGAAACCCACAAGCTCCTGTTCAAGCTGGATTCTCGTGGACGAGATCTCCAGAGCCCTCCCCAGAAGAATGATGTCCAGTGGAACTGTGAGAAAACCCCCCCAAGGCCAAGGGCCACTTCTGCTGGGTGCCACTGGTTTGACCTGAATGATTCCAAAGTCCAGCCCATCAAGGAGAAGGATCTTGAGAAACAATTCCAGGGTAAAGAGAGTGCCTACATGCTGTTCTACAGAAAAGCTCAGCTGAAAAGGCCTCCTGAAG cGCGAGGAAATCCAAGGTACCAAATTCCTGAGCACCTGCTGAATGAAATGAATGCTGCTAATACAGAGCTGCAAAAAAAGAG AGCTGAATGTGACTCAGCAAGCAATGGCATTGATCTACATCTCCACCTGAGCTCCTGCTATAAATTCCACAACGGGGCTTTGCATCCTTCACTTTCTTGGAAAGAGAGCGTGGTGGATTTGACTATTGACAGGAGGAGAACACTGGGAGACCTTCGACGGGCAGTGTTCCAG ATGTTGGAATCTTGGGAAGGGGACATGGTTCTCAGTATGGCCAAGCCTTTACCAGCAGGATTACATCTGTACCAGGTGCTTGATG GAGATGAGCTGACCCTGGATGGCATTGGGCTGGCTGATGGAGCAGACATCTTCGTGTGGAATGGCAAAGAG gTTGGAGGCACAAAGGTGCTGACGGGCCCTGACCACGAGCCCGTGGTGCTCAACGTCCTTCGCTTGGCCGAGCACAACGAGGGCGGGAAGGGGCAGCACTTCAGCGAGGCCCAGCACGTGttctcctgcagcaccagcctgggCCAGCTGCACTCAGCCTTGGCTCCAGCCGGAGGCATCATCCTCAAGAATGGCTcgggagcagagggagaagccAAGAACTGGGAAGTTTTCCGTGAGGAAGACATGAAGGAAACAGTCCGAAGTGTTGGCCTCAGGGATGGGTGCTCAGTGCTGATCTTAGACAGCCATGACCAGAG CTTTGTCAACGTGGCAAGTGGGAATTTGACTGCCTTCACCTATGACATCAGCTGGCTCCAAGTGAAAAACTTCTGTGgggtggaagaggaggagaaactCGTTAAAATCACTGCCACTATTGAAACA GTGATGTCAGATATCAAAATGAAAGCGATCCGGGAGcttcagctggaggaggagctgg CAAACGAGAGCTGTCTTAGACCTGTTAATGGCAATGGGAAACTTCTGTCTCCAG cagctgctgatgtTCTCCCTGGTTTTGTCCTCCCCGAAGTGCCTGAGGATTACACAGTCAAGGAGGCAGAGCTGAAGATGGGAAGCTTGCTCGGGCTGTGCCGTGGGAAAGCTCCAGCTTCCACTCAG ctcttcctgtACTTCATGGTTGGGAGTGACCAAAACTGCAGCCCTGAGATGGAGATAGTTGTGGAGGAGACTGCCTCTGTCAGAGAG tgtctcaATTTAATGCTGGAGAAATCTGGATTATCAG GTGACAATTGGCATTTGAGAAGGCTTGACTGGTGCTACGAAGCAGGGGAAGCATTAAGTCAGGAA AATGCCACCCTGAAGGAACTCAACGTTTGCAGAGGAGACACTTTGGTTGTAACTGAAGGAAAGCTTCCAGAAAAG GGTTTCCTGAAGATCCCCATCTGGTGGCTGAAGCCTTCAAGCCATAAGAAGCATGGAGAGAATGCACAGGACCAGGTGAATGGGGTGACCTGGAAGATGGATGCTTTGCAGGTGTCTGCTGCAGCAG CTCCACCAGAACCCACCCACACAGGCCTGGATCTTTGTTATGCTGGCAGGATAGAGATAGCAGGAGAAGCCTCTCTGGAAGATCTGAAGATGCAG gCTCTGaccttgccctgctgccaggagcaggttGTGCCCCTGCCCTCATTCCTCAGAGCTTGGACAGTGGACAGCAGACGCCCCGGGAAGCTCCTCCGGGACAACAAGCAGAGACTCAG TGACTACAGGCTGGGTGCCAGAGTGGAAATCTGCATAGAACCCTTGCAAGAAGAAGAGAATTTGGG cccccacGAGCTGCTGCTGCGAGTCCAGATGGGAATACCAGGAGAGAGGGACTACTCCGACTCCCGGGATTTGGTGTGGGATATCTCCAAGGAATGCACGACCTGGGCTCTGAGGCAAAGAGTGGCTTCTCACTATTGTCTCCCTGTAGATAAAATTGAAATAGCCAAATACTTCCCTGAGAGATTTGAGTGGCTGCCAATATCTAGCTGG ACACAGCAAATCtccaagaggaaaaggaggaaaaagcaggagagtTTGCAGTCAGCACCTTATCACCTCAAGGATGGAGACATCATTGGGGTGAAG AACCTTCTCCTTGATGACACCAAGGACTTCAGCACCGTGAGGGACGACAttgggaaagagaaacaaaggcagctggcactggagaagaagaaaag ccGCCAGGAGCGGGTCCAGGATCCCTTTTTCCCCGAGGAGAGGCTCCCCACGAAGCCCCGGAAACCAGAAGTGGCTCTTTCCATCAATGTGGGTGTGTTCAGAtag
- the USP40 gene encoding ubiquitin carboxyl-terminal hydrolase 40 isoform X5, protein MFGDLFEEDFSFISNNHCGKGKKSKPRESEPPAPRDSTNLSGIKNQGGTCYLNSLLQTLLFTPEFREALFSLGPEELGTLDDSRKPDAKVRIIPLQLQRLFAQLLLLDQQAASTTDLTESFGWSSHEEMRQHDVQELNRILFSALETSLVGTSGHDLINRLYHGIVVNQIVCKECKNVSERQEDFLDLTVAVKGVAGLEEALWNMYVEEEYFEKDNLYRCGACDKLVEASKSAKLRKLPPFLTISLLRFNFDFEKCERYKETSCYTFPIQINLRPFCEQTEMDDSECMYELFSVIIHKGGCYGGHYHVYIRDVDQLGNWQLQEEEDGLIEDKALRDTENGKETENPLAVLKGILSEEEAKQIPVDQLGQKLLEKKGVSWNKKYRKQYGALRKYLQNHPQIFQLSPDGNRVGLKETHKLLFKLDSRGRDLQSPPQKNDVQWNCEKTPPRPRATSAGCHWFDLNDSKVQPIKEKDLEKQFQGKESAYMLFYRKAQLKRPPEARGNPRYQIPEHLLNEMNAANTELQKKRAECDSASNGIDLHLHLSSCYKFHNGALHPSLSWKESVVDLTIDRRRTLGDLRRAVFQMLESWEGDMVLSMAKPLPAGLHLYQVLDGDELTLDGIGLADGADIFVWNGKEVGGTKVLTGPDHEPVVLNVLRLAEHNEGGKGQHFSEAQHVFSCSTSLGQLHSALAPAGGIILKNGSGAEGEAKNWEVFREEDMKETVRSVGLRDGCSVLILDSHDQSFVNVASGNLTAFTYDISWLQVKNFCGVEEEEKLVKITATIETVMSDIKMKAIRELQLEEELANESCLRPVNGNGKLLSPAAADVLPGFVLPEVPEDYTVKEAELKMGSLLGLCRGKAPASTQLFLYFMVGSDQNCSPEMEIVVEETASVRECLNLMLEKSGLSGDNWHLRRLDWCYEAGEALSQENATLKELNVCRGDTLVVTEGKLPEKGFLKIPIWWLKPSSHKKHGENAQDQVNGVTWKMDALQVSAAAAPPEPTHTGLDLCYAGRIEIAGEASLEDLKMQALTLPCCQEQVVPLPSFLRAWTVDSRRPGKLLRDNKQRLSDYRLGARVEICIEPLQEEENLGPHELLLRVQMGIPGERDYSDSRDLVWDISKECTTWALRHSKSPRGKGGKSRRVCSQHLITSRMETSLG, encoded by the exons ATGTTTGGGGACTTATTTGAAgaggatttttcctttatttcgaACAATCAttgtgggaaagggaagaaatcaaAGCCCAGAGAGTCTGAgcctccagctcccagggatTCCACCAACCTCAGTGGCATCAAAAACCAGGGTGGGACCTGCTACCTCAATTCCCTTCTGCAGACTCTGCTTTTCACACCTGAATTTCGAG AGGCTCTGTTCTCCCTGGGACCTGAAGAACTCGGGACTCTGGATGACAGCAGGAAACCGGATGCAAAG GTTCGGATAATCCCGCTGCAGCTGCAGCGCTTGtttgctcagctcctgctcctggacCAGCAGGCTGCATCCACCACAGACCTCACCGAGAGCTTCGGCTGGAGCAGCCATGAG GAGATGAGGCAGCACGATGTGCAGGAGCTGAACAGGATCCTGTTCAGTGCTCTGGAGACTTCCCTCGTGGGGACGTCGGGCCACGACCTCATCAACCGCCTGTACCATGGCATTGTTGTCAACCAGATTGTCTGTAAGGAGTGCAAGAATGTCAGTGAGAGACAG GAAGATTTCTTAGACCTCACCGTGGCAGTGAAAGGTGTGGCTGGCTTGGAGGAGGCCCTGTGGAACATGTACGTGGAAGAAGAATACTTTGAGAAGGACAACTTGTATCGATGTGGAGCCTGTGATAAACTTGTTGAAGCTTCAAAG tCTGCTAAGCTACGCAAGCTGCCTCCCTTCCTCACCATTTCCCTGCTGAGGTTCAACTTTGACTTTGAGAAGTGTGAGAGGTACAAGGAAACGAGCTGCTACACATTCCCCATCCAGATCAACCTGAGGCCTTTCTGTGAGCAG actgaAATGGATGATTCAGAGTGCATGTATGAGCTCTTCTCTGTTATTATACACAAAGGTGGCTGCTATGGAGGACACTATCATGTTTATATCAGAGATGTGGATCAGTTAGGAAACTGGCAACTCCAA GAAGAAGAGGATGGGCTGATTGAAGATAAGGCTTTAAGAGACACTGAGAACggcaaagaaacagaaaatccatTGGCAGTCTTAAAAGGGATTTTATCAGAG GAAGAAGCTAAACAAATCCCCGTGGATCAGTTAGGGCAGAAATTACTGGAGAAGAAAGGGGTGTCCTGGaataagaaatacagaaaacaataCGGAGCATTACGAAAG tatttGCAGAATCATCCTCAGATATTCCAGCTGAGCCCTGATGGAAATAGGGTAGGCCTGAAGGAAACCCACAAGCTCCTGTTCAAGCTGGATTCTCGTGGACGAGATCTCCAGAGCCCTCCCCAGAAGAATGATGTCCAGTGGAACTGTGAGAAAACCCCCCCAAGGCCAAGGGCCACTTCTGCTGGGTGCCACTGGTTTGACCTGAATGATTCCAAAGTCCAGCCCATCAAGGAGAAGGATCTTGAGAAACAATTCCAGGGTAAAGAGAGTGCCTACATGCTGTTCTACAGAAAAGCTCAGCTGAAAAGGCCTCCTGAAG cGCGAGGAAATCCAAGGTACCAAATTCCTGAGCACCTGCTGAATGAAATGAATGCTGCTAATACAGAGCTGCAAAAAAAGAG AGCTGAATGTGACTCAGCAAGCAATGGCATTGATCTACATCTCCACCTGAGCTCCTGCTATAAATTCCACAACGGGGCTTTGCATCCTTCACTTTCTTGGAAAGAGAGCGTGGTGGATTTGACTATTGACAGGAGGAGAACACTGGGAGACCTTCGACGGGCAGTGTTCCAG ATGTTGGAATCTTGGGAAGGGGACATGGTTCTCAGTATGGCCAAGCCTTTACCAGCAGGATTACATCTGTACCAGGTGCTTGATG GAGATGAGCTGACCCTGGATGGCATTGGGCTGGCTGATGGAGCAGACATCTTCGTGTGGAATGGCAAAGAG gTTGGAGGCACAAAGGTGCTGACGGGCCCTGACCACGAGCCCGTGGTGCTCAACGTCCTTCGCTTGGCCGAGCACAACGAGGGCGGGAAGGGGCAGCACTTCAGCGAGGCCCAGCACGTGttctcctgcagcaccagcctgggCCAGCTGCACTCAGCCTTGGCTCCAGCCGGAGGCATCATCCTCAAGAATGGCTcgggagcagagggagaagccAAGAACTGGGAAGTTTTCCGTGAGGAAGACATGAAGGAAACAGTCCGAAGTGTTGGCCTCAGGGATGGGTGCTCAGTGCTGATCTTAGACAGCCATGACCAGAG CTTTGTCAACGTGGCAAGTGGGAATTTGACTGCCTTCACCTATGACATCAGCTGGCTCCAAGTGAAAAACTTCTGTGgggtggaagaggaggagaaactCGTTAAAATCACTGCCACTATTGAAACA GTGATGTCAGATATCAAAATGAAAGCGATCCGGGAGcttcagctggaggaggagctgg CAAACGAGAGCTGTCTTAGACCTGTTAATGGCAATGGGAAACTTCTGTCTCCAG cagctgctgatgtTCTCCCTGGTTTTGTCCTCCCCGAAGTGCCTGAGGATTACACAGTCAAGGAGGCAGAGCTGAAGATGGGAAGCTTGCTCGGGCTGTGCCGTGGGAAAGCTCCAGCTTCCACTCAG ctcttcctgtACTTCATGGTTGGGAGTGACCAAAACTGCAGCCCTGAGATGGAGATAGTTGTGGAGGAGACTGCCTCTGTCAGAGAG tgtctcaATTTAATGCTGGAGAAATCTGGATTATCAG GTGACAATTGGCATTTGAGAAGGCTTGACTGGTGCTACGAAGCAGGGGAAGCATTAAGTCAGGAA AATGCCACCCTGAAGGAACTCAACGTTTGCAGAGGAGACACTTTGGTTGTAACTGAAGGAAAGCTTCCAGAAAAG GGTTTCCTGAAGATCCCCATCTGGTGGCTGAAGCCTTCAAGCCATAAGAAGCATGGAGAGAATGCACAGGACCAGGTGAATGGGGTGACCTGGAAGATGGATGCTTTGCAGGTGTCTGCTGCAGCAG CTCCACCAGAACCCACCCACACAGGCCTGGATCTTTGTTATGCTGGCAGGATAGAGATAGCAGGAGAAGCCTCTCTGGAAGATCTGAAGATGCAG gCTCTGaccttgccctgctgccaggagcaggttGTGCCCCTGCCCTCATTCCTCAGAGCTTGGACAGTGGACAGCAGACGCCCCGGGAAGCTCCTCCGGGACAACAAGCAGAGACTCAG TGACTACAGGCTGGGTGCCAGAGTGGAAATCTGCATAGAACCCTTGCAAGAAGAAGAGAATTTGGG cccccacGAGCTGCTGCTGCGAGTCCAGATGGGAATACCAGGAGAGAGGGACTACTCCGACTCCCGGGATTTGGTGTGGGATATCTCCAAGGAATGCACGACCTGGGCTCTGAG ACACAGCAAATCtccaagaggaaaaggaggaaaaagcaggagagtTTGCAGTCAGCACCTTATCACCTCAAGGATGGAGACATCATTGGGGTGA